The Chrysoperla carnea chromosome X, inChrCarn1.1, whole genome shotgun sequence genome includes a region encoding these proteins:
- the LOC123302157 gene encoding 14-3-3 protein zeta gives MSVDKEELVQRAKLAEQAERYDDMAAAMKAVTETGVELSNEERNLLSVAYKNVVGARRSSWRVISSIEQKTEGSERKQLMAKEYREKVEKELREICYDVLGLLDKYLIPKASNAESKVFYLKMKGDYYRYLAEVATGDTRNTVVEDSQKAYQDAFEISKSKMTPTHPIRLGLALNFSVFYYEILNSPDRACQLAKQAFDDAIAELDTLNEDSYKDSTLIMQLLRDNLTLWTSDTQGEADEPQETGDN, from the exons ATGTCTGTGGACAAGGAAGAATTAGTTCAACGTGCAAAACTCGCCGAACAAGCTGAGCGGTACGATGATATGGCTGCCGCGATGAAG GCTGTGACTGAAACTGGTGTTGAATTGTCAAATGAAGAGCGAAATCTATTAAGTGTCGCTTACAAAAATGTCGTTGGTGCCCGTAGATCGTCATGGCGTGTAATCTCATCAATTGAACAAAAAACCGAAGGCTCTGAACGTAAACAATTGATGGCAAAAGAATACcgtgaaaaagttgaaaaagaaTTACGTGAAATATGTTACGATGTATTGGGTCTTTTGGACAAATATTTAATTCCAAAAGCCAGTAACGCtgaatcaaaagttttttatttgaaaatgaaaggtGATTACTACAGATATTTAGCAGAAGTAGCTACAGGCGATACACGAAACACCGTTGTCGAAGATTCACAAAAGGCATACCAAGATGCATTCGAAATATCAAAGTCAAAAATGACACCAACTCACCCAATCAGATTAGGATTGGCACTCAATTTCTCCGTTTTCTATTATGAAATTCTTAATTCACCAGATCGGGCTTGCCAACTTGCAAAACag gCTTTCGATGATGCGATAGCCGAATTGGACACTTTAAATGAAGACTCCTACAAAGACAGCACACTTATTATGCAGCTGCTTCGAGACAACTTGACGTTGTGGACAAGTGATACACAGGGTGAAGCCGATGAACCCCAAGAGACCGGTGACAACTAA